A stretch of DNA from Excalfactoria chinensis isolate bCotChi1 chromosome 6, bCotChi1.hap2, whole genome shotgun sequence:
TCACCAAATACCACCCTTAGGTTGGAACATTTCAACCTGCAAAATGTCAGTGACATGCGACAACCAGGGATCCAGTCCACAGAGCTCACTTAAAGCAGCTCTGTACTGTAGAAATATTACCTCTTCAAATGaatgaaacacagaatgacCGCTAGCACGATCAAATTTAGGTTTAAAATGCCCGTCCTTTGAGGTGTCAAAACCGAACACATTACTctaggtgaggtctcaccaattCTGAGTGCAAGGGTGGGATTACtttcctagtcctgctcaccacaccgttcctgatccaagccaggattccattggccttcttggccacctgggccaAGTTTAAAGGAGGTTTTGGGCTATAGCTCTTAAGAGTATTTAACAGCCACATATCCTGCAAGGCGTTCTCATTCCACCTGCAGAGTCAGAGAGATTCTTCAGCTCATCCTTTGCATAAAGCTGATAGTAACTCAAAGCTCAGTTCCTCCTATCTTGAACTCATCAGGTGATCAGATAAGAGACGTCAGGCATTTTCAGAGAGTCCGGCGAAGTGctcactgaaagaaacagaaagtagCAACAGCTCACACTAATAGTTATAAGCTGTGCGCTATGACTCTCCTTGTCTCCCAGAACACTTCCCTTACAGCGTTTAAGTAAATGTAAGGATTTTGCTTGGCTGTGAGAGGAGCCATCACCAAACCGCTTCTTCTCCCGGAGAACGCTGCAACTTATTGCACACCCTCAGAAGGACCTCTCACCtcactctgcattttcagacctcccttctttttctgtctgatgCCGCTGATGGCTGTGACCGATATATCCATAACAGCATCTGATACAAACATTCACAGTTCTACCATCataagaaatgtaaatgagTGTAGTACAACTGTCAGGATtgaaaattaagaacaaaactgCTATGTAAAGGGAATTTTCATCACTGAAGTCTTTACAGAGTACCCGTGTCCATATCTGGAGATAACTGAAATCTCACCAAAAGCATTTCTACCTTAAGTGACATGTAAGCGCAATCCCAAGCAACACCATACAGAACCATTTGTATAGCTATGCTTCAGATTTCACGTCAGCAATTTTCTCGAGTGCATCATTAACCCACTGGGGAATCAGTCACATCATTGCTCccatgttttcactgctgccttcagtcATGTTTTCTCCATCAGGCACAATTATTGTACATGTGTAACAaacttttgttattgttgttgttgtttgtttggttttggtttgtttgttttttgttttgttttgtttttggacaaagggagagggaagtggaagcagaaacagcacacagcaggggccGCTGGAAACCGTTAAGGCTGGGGTCGCTCTTTGGAAGGATGATTCAGCTGTCAGGGCCCCCGGCCGGCGCTAACGAGGCCACGACTGTCAGGTgccgcggggccgcggccgccCGGGCGCAGCTGCTGCTCGTCGGCAGCCCGGGGATGTTCCGCCCCCTACGCCTCTTGAGCTCCTCCAGAAGCCGTCAGGAGCCACGAGAGGAGCTTCTGGGATTCATCAGTCGAGGGAGCTGGAGTGGGTTCTGCTGCTTTGTCCGGTCGTagtgcagctggggctggtAAGTACCGCGGGGGGCTGCTTTTAATACAAGACCTTGGGATTCTATGTCACGTTCTCTGCgtgttgtgctgttttgtttcaggttgcAGTGAGACGTCTCCCGATGCAGATCAGCCCGGACCGGTGAGCCGATCAGGTAGTGCTGGGACCGTGGAGGCGGCGAGCTCCCGGGAGCCGTTCGGTGCCGTCCGCCCGCAGCGGGAGGACGCCGGGCTCCCGCCGCGCTCCGTTCGGGGCCGACGCGGGGCTCTCGCCGGGCTCCCCCGGCTTCTCGGAGGCGGGGTAACATCGCCGTCCCGCTGCCGTCGCGTTTTCGGAGGGTGCTGCCGCTCTGTTCCCCGAGTCCCAGCGCAGCCCCGGGGCGCTCTCAGCCCCTCAGGGCTTTTTAGCGGCGCCGTCAGGTCCTCCCGATCTCTCCGGTAGAAGCGAACGGAGTGGGGCCGTATTCCTCCGTTCTCGGTGCTGTTGGGAATAGGAAGCAATGCAAGGGGCTGCTGAAGCAagctttgttctgcttcagGCTGAGCGAAGGCTGCAGCGGAGCCCGTCGTCAGCCCGAACCGGCGAGACGGTGGGAGCGGTGAGCATCTGAGAGCAGCTAGATAAGCTGGGGGCCGCGGCCGAACCACTGGGGAAGGGTTTTTCGGGTTCTTCGGCCCCTTCCGCTTCCAGCGGTGGGAGCGAGCAGGGTGGGACCACCTATTCCACTCGCCGCCCCTTATTTGTAAGTTCAGGAGCGCGATGTCGTTCCCATCCCGGAGACGCGTCGGGACAGCTTGCCCGACCGGAACGCGTTTGGGATGGCTGTGTTGTTTTCAGGGTAAGGGACCGTGGAGAGAACCAGAACTCCCCTTGCCGTGACTCCGGATGAAGGAAGACCTAGGAGAGCCGGCGGGTGAGGCTCAAGAGGCAGTAATGGTGCGTAACATCACCGGGGGTTTTGGTTACAGAAGTTAATGGAAACTTAACAGAAGTTGTCAAGTTTGCCAAAGGCAAAGTAGAGATGAGGGAATGCGTGGGCCTGCTGCGATGGGGACCAGCTGGTGAAACGGGATGTAAGCAGGCGGAGGTGCCCAACGCCCTCCGGTGGCTGCTGTGACTGCTCCTTGGGGGCGTGAGACGAGAGAGGCTTTGAGGAAGGAGGAGTTTGTCTCAAGCGTGGTGGAGCTGGTCAAAGGTGATTTAGGCAAAAAGGAGGCCTGCATATTCCCAGACCCTAATTGGACATGCCTGTgtgtgctgaaggaactggcagaAGTGAGAACTGAAGAGCTCCCTatcctgttctttctgttcttttctacaGGAAGGGTGTCTGAGGACCAAAGGACAGCCCAAGTCCCTGCTGTGTTCAGAAAGGGTGAGAAGGTCAGCCTGTGCACACTGGTGGCCCTTCAGAAGCGATCTGAGGAGCTCTTCCAGCAGTTTCAAGAACAGAGCAGGCATCTGGTGTGACTGCAGAGCCTCTGTGGAGGGAGGTGAATTGTGTTGTGTTCTTGGCTGGTGCATGCTGTCCCTTGGTGTCAGAGGCCCATTAATTTTGTTTGAGGGTGATGGTATGTGGGTTTTCTTGTTCAGGCTGAGGGTGTGCAGGAGGAATGGAGTTGGGAGAGGTGATGCCTGCAGGAGTGGAGCATGTTTCATCTGGTGTGGTGCGGCACTGTGGAGTGAAGTCCCCTCCCTgggtcaggagctgcagagtcTCCAGGTAGGTTTGTTTCATGTGGTGTTCTGTTGTGCTGGTGTTagtgtggttttgtttgagGGGGCAATAGAAGGTGTATATTGTGTGGGTGTATGTTTGAGTTGGTGTGTGGTGTTGTGGTTTGGTTATGAGTATAGCTGTTTTGAACTACTTGTTTGTATAGAGCAGCAAATGCTTCTTTACTCCATATAATAAAATCTGGTTAAAAAGGCGTAATCCTTAATACAATTGCACTGTAGAAAGTAACAAATGTTTGAAtgtattgatttttaaagacagtGCAGTGTTCTGTATTATAGAACTCCCATTCTCAGTCTACAAGCACTTCTTgacttatttcttctccttatcCCTGTAACCCTGGTAACTTTCTCCTGGACATCTACCCACCTATAATTTGCAGGACAACATATACGAACTTGCTTTTTTTAGTCTGGTTTAAGGGCCCAAGCTGAAGTCCTGTGACTGTTAGAATACAGTGTTTCTAGAGTCTGTAGGTTGTGGTTTAATGGGGGGAAACAAAGCAACTGACCACGTGTcttgaacaaaaacaacacaaaaggctccaaaataataataataaaaaaagcaaatagtgATTGTTTGGAGTTTATTGCAGTATGTAAATACTGGAAGGAGATGAATAGCAGCTATTGTTTATGTAAGTGTTTCCATCTCCttgtgcctttctttttcatagctttttttaaagatgtgttGCTTCTGTCTGGCCCTGCTCTTGTGCTTCGATGACATGAATAGGTTAGGGTGGTCCCTCTCTGTGTTGTAAGGTGATTTGTGACTGTGACTGTGGGAGCTGCTTGGCTACAAATGTTTCCTAAATGAGTACGTATCTGTTTTGCCTCATGTTTATGTTGCAATCAgaattctgagaagaaattgttatTCTAGTAAACTGCTACATGAAGATGATATAAATTGGTCAAAATATTATTAGAATGTGAGGGAACATCCTTATTCCTTAGAGGACAGACTGAAGGTAATGGCTTTTTACCTCCAAACTCTGTCTTGTCATCCTTTCAGCTGTGGTTATAATTAATATCAGTGTTATTACCTCAGCTTAGCGCACTGGAGACAG
This window harbors:
- the LOC140254380 gene encoding uncharacterized protein — protein: MKEDLGEPAGEAQEAVMEGCLRTKGQPKSLLCSERVRRSACAHWWPFRSDLRSSSSSFKNRAGIWCDCRASVEGGELCCVLGWCMLSLGVRGPLILFEGDGMWVFLFRLRVCRRNGVGRGDACRSGACFIWCGAALWSEVPSLGQELQSLQVWISFLLCGTPEMLKSSTRGLGEQKKSLKTEEWPVSVQEGQEGGSGEPEVNRLYLCSWECDRTACSGCVSK